Proteins from one Gossypium raimondii isolate GPD5lz chromosome 8, ASM2569854v1, whole genome shotgun sequence genomic window:
- the LOC105790605 gene encoding uncharacterized protein LOC105790605 yields CKERTNTGLQIISLLIGGEALACGVNINSVNTSGFTPKDVLDLLLQTGSDFHDIHIYQMFQQAGAVTAQEITRDPAYFRTQREPINTAYIVQSACSWNLWKELMKEVAESSTETQNALMVVAVLIASVTYQAILSPPSGFWDADKLNSQTVTVQKRTMMPGEAVMADDPEVFAVFIVFNAIGFFASLAMISLLTSGFPLRAGLRLAIISMTGTYVIAVIYMGPTKMREVYIVVIFMGLLFVAELVRFTMWLLKKWGVLTDTRS; encoded by the coding sequence TGTAAGGAAAGGACCAATACTGGTTTGCAGATTATAAGTCTATTAATCGGTGGAGAAGCACTTGCTTGTGGGGTTAACATAAATTCCGTAAACACCAGTGGATTCACACCGAAGGATGTTCTGGATCTTTTGCTCCAAACTGGAAGTGATTTTCATGATATTCATATTTATCAGATGTTTCAGCAAGCTGGAGCTGTGACAGCTCAAGAAATAACAAGGGACCCTGCTTATTTCCGAACTCAAAGGGAACCCATAAACACCGCGTACATAGTTCAATCTGCTTGTTCATGGAACCTATGGAAGGAACTAATGAAAGAGGTGGCGGAATCGTCAACCGAAACCCAAAATGCACTAATGGTGGTGGCAGTCCTTATAGCATCGGTCACGTACCAAGCGATTCTCAGCCCTCCGAGTGGTTTTTGGGATGCGGATAAACTAAATTCGCAGACCGTCACAGTTCAAAAGAGAACCATGATGCCTGGAGAAGCTGTGATGGCAGATGACCCTGAAGTTTTTGCTGTGTTCATTGTGTTCAACGCAATTGGTTTCTTTGCATCGCTTGCGATGATATCTCTGCTTACAAGTGGATTCCCTCTGAGAGCAGGCTTACGGCTGGCCATAATTTCAATGACGGGAACTTACGTAATAGCAGTGATCTACATGGGTCCGACGAAAATGAGGGAAGTGTATATAGTGGTGATTTTCATGGGGCTTCTGTTTGTTGCGGAGTTGGTACGGTTCACTATGTGGTTGCTCAAGAAATGGGGAGTTCTTACTGATACAAGGAGCTGA
- the LOC128042850 gene encoding ankyrin repeat-containing protein BDA1-like: MESRLFEAARCGDISAFHSLLEEDPFLLDRVALNPVYNPLHVSALAGQVEITKEIVSRKPAFTRELNENGFSPIHVASANGHIEIIRELMRVGYDICLLKGKDGKVPLHCAALKGRVDVVKELVWACPESLKQVTACGETALHLAVKSNQIEAARVLIEEIRRLQMMEILNWKDTEGNTVLHQATFNRQHEASLVTITFIFSYSFFHFLAYVKLNMMYSI; encoded by the coding sequence ATGGAATCAAGGTTGTTCGAAGCAGCTCGTTGTGGAGATATATCTGCATTTCACTCATTACTCGAGGAAGATCCATTTCTGCTCGACCGAGTTGCCTTAAACCCAGTCTATAACCCTCTACACGTATCCGCATTAGCAGGACAAGTGGAAATCACAAAGGAAATCGTGAGCAGAAAGCCGGCATTCACTAGGGAGCTAAACGAAAATGGTTTTAGTCCTATACATGTCGCTTCAGCAAATGGGCACATTGAGATAATAAGAGAGCTTATGAGGGTTGGATATGATATATGCCTTTTGAAGGGAAAAGACGGCAAAGTTCCACTCCATTGCGCGGCTTTAAAAGGGAGAGTGGATGTTGTTAAGGAACTGGTGTGGGCTTGCCCCGAGTCTCTTAAACAAGTGACAGCCTGCGGAGAAACCGCCCTTCATTTGGCTGTGAAAAGCAATCAGATTGAAGCTGCAAGGGTATTGATTGAGGAGATAAGGAGGTTACAAATGATGGAAATCTTGAACTGGAAAGACACCGAGGGCAACACCGTTTTACATCAGGCAACCTTCAATAGACAACATGAGGCAAGTCTAGTTACAATTACTTTCATcttttcttattcattttttcatttcttgGCCTACGTTAAGCTAAATATGATGTATAGCATATAG